Part of the Aureitalea marina genome, GATGTGCATGGGGCCATCAAAGATGACCAACATATCAGCCATTAAGTCGGTTTTGTAATCCTTTACCGACTGGGGTAGGTTGGGTGATCCCAGTTCCTCTTCATAGTCCAGTATCACCTTGAGGTTGTAGCTCGGTTCTAGTTTCTGTTCATCCATCGCATCGATGGCAGAAAGGAACATGGCCACAGGTCCTTTAGCGTCGCTGGCAGCCCGGGCAAAAACACGCCAGTCGTCCTGATAATTGGCTATGCGTTCCCAGGAGATAATCTCCCATTCTTCCCCTTTGGGCTGTTTAAGTACCGGATCGTAAGGACTTGGTTGAAACCAACGGGTAGAATCGACGGGTTGACCGTCCATTTGCAGGTATACCAGTACGGTCTTATCAGCTCCTTCAAAATTACGCTCTGCGAGGACTAAAGGAACAGTGGGCGTTTTTAAGCGTTTGGTGCTAAATCCGCGTTGGGAAAAGACCTTTTCAGTCCAAAGGACATTGGGTTCTATATGGCCAGGTTGCATGGCATCGTTTGGTATGCTGAGCACTTCTTTCAGCAATTCGAAAGAATTTAGCGCGTATTGACTGGCTAATTGCTCGATCTGCGAAGGTGAAAGCGATTGAGCTGCTGAGGTCAGGGAAAACAGTATTCCTGTGACCAGTAGGAAAGAGCGCATAGGGTTGTTTTGGCTAAAGGTATCAAAAACCGATATCGATATCAAACCGTATCCGCTGTCCGGTCTCCAGGAATGGACCGTATGGGACCAACTGCTCTACGGCGAAGTACCGGGTGTTGACCTTGATCTGATCTGAGATCATATAGCCAGCCATCAATTCTAGTCCACGGTAATTGGTTAAGCGGCCGTCAGGAGAATCTGCGAACGAATAATCCCAACGGGCCCAGTCGTTTTGAGCAAAGTAATCCACTGCGGAAAAGCGTTCCAATTCTTGCAAGGTGATCCTGAACTTCCAGTCCCCTTTTTTCTTCAGTTTACCCACCCGGGCACTAATGACCCAGCCTGTGCGCTGGTCCTGAAGATTGTTTGGGATGGAGTCGTTCTTGGTGTATTCCTGTAAATTGTGATAATAGTCTAGCTCGACCCCGACTATCGGTTTTTCGAGTAAGTCGACCCGTCCACCAAGATGCAGTATGGAGTAGTCTACGGTATAGGTCCCACCCCCGTCTGGGATGTCGGGTAAAGCGTGGAAATAGTAGAAACCCGGGAAAAGGGTCAATCGCTTATTCCAATGTTTACTCACGGCTTGTATGCCTTGAAAATAGCTGTCTTCATCCAATCCGCCATTGTTGAAAATGGCAATGAAGTGCCCGGTATTTCCGCCCAGTTCATCGATCCAATTTCCGGATACAGGCCACATTCCTCTTAAGGCGACTCCTTCTGGATAGACATGGTCACTCCAGAACAATTCGTTCTGTTTCTCAAAAGGAAAGGTGTTTTTTCCTGCCCAGATGCGTATTCCGCCGGTAACGTATTGGCCATAGGCTTTCTCCAGGAAAATTGGCAGGGTTCCAAATTCATTAAAGGCATAACCAAGGGTCAACTGGGGGTCTTGTTGTTTCCTGCCAAATCCAGTCCTTAAGCGCGCGCCGATCTCCCAATTGGAATCCAAGTGGTAGGTGCCGCCAAACCGGACCCGGTAGCGAAGACGGGTCCTGTTATCCCTGTAAGACCCATCACTTTTGCGGGAATCCCAGTCAGGTTCTACGCGGAATCTAAAATCGCCGGTCCATGTAAATTTTTGCTGAGTGCTATCGGTCTGGGCTAAGGCCATAACCGGGAACAATAGTGATAGAGCGAGCAGTAGGGCTCTGAGTATACTCATTAGTTGGTAATTCTGCCGCAAAGTATAAAGGTCATTTCAACCGAAAAATGACATTTGTCGCCTTACATGGCGTAGAAGGAATCGGACTCCAGTGGATCAGGTTGACCAGGAAGGTCAAGTAATTGCCGGATGTTGCGATCAATGGCGGTAGAGATGGTAGACATGGCGGTGTCGTTAGGCCGGTTTTCGAATGGGTCTTGAAGGCCTAGTGCCGTTTTTTCGAGCATGAAAAAAGGCAGGGCGATGATCACTACAAGTGGTACTTCAAAGATGGTGTGTATCAGACCAGTAATAGCGATATCCAGCGTACCAATAAAGATGTAGATAAAGAAGTGTAAAAATAGCCGGTACTTCTTAGGGAATACCGTGTTCTTGATCCGTTCTGCCATTCCCATGGATGCGGTCAATCGGACCAAGGTCTCATCTATTTGAACCTGCTGATACGCATTCAGCTTATCTTCTGCCCTCAATTGATTGACGCGCTTTGCAATGGCCACATGGATACCCAAAGGGATATTGTCCTGTTTCACGATCTTGGACCATTCGGAATCTGGAATCAAATCTTCAGCCTGCTGAGCCGGTGGAAGTTTTCTCAACGCATTGGCCAGGCTGTAGCACCAGGCAATCTGTAATTGACCGATCTCCCGGACCAGCTTGTTTTCTGGTTCGTCCGTAAATTCGATCAGCTGGACGATCAAGCTCCTGGAGTCGTTTACTATGGCACCCCAGATCTTTCTTGCTTCCCACCAACGGTCATAGGACTGGTTCAGTTTGAAAGACAGAACCAGGGTGATTGCTGTACCCAGGAAGGCCGGTATGGAAATGGGGAAGTCGTATTCGATATTGAAGTAGTTGGTCACAAAGGTCATGGCAGATGAGACCAAAAGAACTATCAACAGATCAACCTTGGCCAGGTTGAAGAGGTAGCGAAGCGGTATTCGTTTTTCGAGTATCAAATAATTAGAATTTCCAGACTATGAAGATAGAAATTACACCTGAATGACACCAAGATTAAAGGGTTTTTCGATGGGGGATTGGTTGGCCGCCTCTATGCCCATTGAGATCCATTTACGGGTATCCAAGGGGTCGATCACTGCATCTGTCCATATCCGGGCCGCTGCATAATAAGGTGAGATCTGGTTGTCGTATCGGGCCTTGATCTTGTTGTAAAGCTCCTCCTCTTCTTTGGGGTCTATGGTCTTCCCCGCCTTCTTCAAGGAGGCTGTCTCTATTTGGAGCAGCACCTTGGCTGCACTCTTGCCACTCATTACGGCCAATTCGGCACTCGGCCAGGCTGCGATCAGCCTTGGGTCGTATGCCTTGCCGCACATGGCATAGTTTCCTGCCCCATAGGAGTTACCAATAACAATGGTAAACTTAGGGACCACCGAATTGCTTACCGCATTCACCATTTTGGCCCCATCCTTAATGATGCCGCCATGTTCACTTTTACTACCTACCATAAAGCCGGTTACGTCCTGAAGGAAGACTAAGGGGATCTTCTTTTGGTTACAATTGGCAATGAAACGGGTAGCCTTGTCGGCACTGTCGCTGTAGATTACTCCGCCAAATTGCATTTCTCCTTTCTTTGTCTTGACCACCTTTCTTTGGTTGGCGACTATACCCACAGACCAGCCATCGATCCTGGCATAGGCACAAATAATGGTCTTTCCATAGCCTTCCTTGTACTGTTGGAAGTCGGAATTATCAACCAAGCGTTTGATGATCTCTAACATATCGTATTGGTCTCCGCGGGAGCGAGGAAGTATTCCGAAGATATCCTCCGGTTTTTCCTTGGGTTTAATGGCTTCTACACGATCAAATCCGGCTTGCTCGGGCTCACCAATTCGTCCCATGATATTGCGAATGGTCTCCAATGCATCCTTATCGTCCTTCGCTTTATAGTCCGTCACACCGCTGATCTCGCAGTGGGTAGTGGCTCCACCCAGAGTCTCGTTATCTATGCTTTCACCTATGGCAGCTTTAACCAGGTAACTGCCGGCCAGGAAGATACTGCCGGTCTTGTCCACGATCAAAGCTTCATCACTCATGATCGGGAGATAGGCGCCCCCGGCCACACAGCTGCCCATTACGGCAGCTATCTGAGTGATCCCCATGCTGCTCATTACTGCATTATTTCTAAAGATCCGCCCAAAGTGTTCTTTGTCTGGGAAGATCTCGTCCTGCATAGGGAGATATACCCCCGCACTGTCTACCAAGTAGATGATAGGGAGTCGGTTTTCCATGGCGATCTCCTGGGCCCTCAGGTTCTTTTTGCCGGTGATCGGGAACCAGGCACCTGCCTTTACCGTAGCATCGTTGGCAACCACCACACACAATCGTTTTTGGACATAGCCTATCACAATTACCACACCTCCACTGGGGCATCCTCCGTGTTCCTGGTACATCTCATCCCCTGCAAAGGCTCCGATCTCTATCCTTTTGGATCCTTGGTCTAGTAAATGATCAATGCGTTCTCTGGCGGTGAGTTTTCCCTTCTCGTGATGCTTGTCTATCCTTTTTTGTCCTCCACCCAATTTGACCTGGGCCAGGCGTTTCTTAAGGTCGCTGAGTTGTAATCTATTGTGATCTTCGTTCTTATTGAAGTTGAGGTCCATGGGCCGTTGCTGATTTGTTCAAAAATACGAATTGCCCTTCATAATTGAGCGCCGATTCAGCCGAGTTGATATTTTATCAGAATTCCAATAATCCCCTGACGCTAAAGGCAAAAGATAAATGTGATAAATTCCCGATATTTGCTCTCCTCGCGCTACTCATTATAATTCGCGGCGCGTGTTTCAAACTAATCCATTATGATGAATAAAAATACCGTTCTTGCCTGGGCCACCTTTATAATGATCCTGGTGGGACTGGGTCTGATTGCATTAGGCGCCTTTAAGTATGACGATGTAGCAGGTTGGGGATTTGCAGCGGTTGGGATCGGATTCTTTGCCATTGCCTGGGTCTTTAATGCCCTTAAGGGGCGGGTTTAATCCTATTCTTTAATTATGTCAGACGATAAGAAGATCATCTTTTCCATGTCTGGGGTCTCCAAGACCTATCCATCGGCCCAGACACCGGTTATCAAAAATATTTACCTCAGTTTCTTTTACGGCGCCAAGATCGGCATCTTAGGACTGAACGGTAGTGGTAAATCAACCTTGCTTAAGATCATTGCCGGGGTTGATACCAATTACCAAGGCGATGTGGTTTTCTCTCCTGGATACTCTGTTGGATACCTGGAGCAGGAGCCCCAACTGGACGAATCCAAGACGGTCATCGATATCGTCAAGGAAGGCGTTCAGGAAGTGGTTGATGTATTGGATGAATACAACAAAATAAACGATATGTTCGGGCTGCCCGAGGTGTATGAGGATGCAGACAAAATGCAGGAACTGATGGACAAGCAGGCTGCCTTGCAGGATAAGATCGACGCTACCAATGCCTGGGAGTTGGACACCAAACTGGAGATCGCCATGGATGCGCTAAGGACTCCGGAACCGGATAAACCAATATCGGTACTTTCTGGAGGAGAGCGACGACGCGTAGCCTTGTGCAGATTGCTTCTGCAGGAGCCTGATGTGCTGTTATTGGACGAGCCTACCAACCACTTGGATGCTGAAAGTGTTCATTGGCTGGAGCACCATCTTTCTCAGTACAAGGGAACGGTGATCGCCGTTACTCACGACCGCTATTTCCTGGATAATGTAGCGGGTTGGATCTTGGAGTTGGACAGGGGAGAGGGTATACCCTGGAAAGGGAACTATTCCTCTTGGCTGGACCAGAAAGCCAAGCGCCTCGCCCAGGAACAGAAACAAGCCAGTAAACGGCAAAAGACTTTGGAGAGAGAGTTGGAATGGGTTAGAATGGCGCCCAAAGGTCGTCAATCCAAACAAAAGGCCCGTTTGAGCAATTACGATAAACTGTTGAGTCAGGATCAGAAACAGCTGGACGAGAAGCTGGAGATCTACATCCCGAATGGACCCCGCTTGGGGACCAATGTGATAGAGGCCAATGGGGTGGCCAAGGCTTATGGCGAAAAATTGCTATACGAGGACCTCAATTTCAAATTGCCCCAGGCTGGGATAGTTGGGATCATTGGTCCAAACGGAGCCGGTAAGACAACAATCTTTAGAATGATCATGGGCGAAGAGACTCCGGACAAGGGTAGCTTTGACGTTGGAGAGACTGCCAAGATCGCTTATGTGGATCAATCTCATTCCAATATTGATTCCAACAAGACCATTTGGGAGAATTTCTCCGATGGACAGGAGCTGATTATGATGGGTGGTCGTCAAGTGAATTCTAGGGCCTATCTAAGTAGATTCAACTTTAGTGGTTCTGAACAGAACAAGAAAGTCTCTATGCTTTCCGGTGGAGAACGCAACCGCTTACACCTGGCCATGACCTTAAAAGAAGAAGGTAATGTGTTACTTTTAGATGAGCCGACTAACGATCTTGACGTCAACACATTACGCGCGTTAGAGGAAGGGCTTGAAAATTTTGCTGGCTGTGCCGTGATCATTTCCCACGATCGATGGTTCCTGGACCGGATCTGTACGCACATCTTAGCCTTTGAAGGGGATAGTCAGGTCTATTTCTTCGAGGGAGGATTCAGCGATTACGAGGAGAACAAGAAGAAACGCCTGGGAGGAGACCTGCTCCCAAAACGCATCAAGTACAAGAAATTGATCCGCTAATGGCATTGAACGGGATAAAGGCAATTGCCTTTGATGCGGACGATACGCTCTGGGTAAACGAGCCCTTCTTCAGGCAGGCAGAGGAAGAATTCTGCGAGTTGATGAAGGATTATCTCCCGTCAGAAGAATGCAACAAGTTACTCTTCGACATTGAGATGCAGAACCTTCCGTTATATGGCTATGGGATCAAACCATTTACCCTTTCTCTGATCGAAGCCGCGATCCGATTCTCCAATGGTCAGGTTCCTATTGAACGTCTTAACGTACTGATAGAGCGCGGGAAGAAAATGCTGCAGGAGCCCATCGAGCTAATCGATGGGATAGAGGAGACCTTAAAGGCTCTAGCCCCTAATTATCGCTTGGTCATGGCGACAAAAGGAGATCTGCTGGACCAGGAAAGAAAGCTAATCAAATCTGGTCTTGAGCCTTATTTTCACCACATAGAGATCGTTTCGGATAAAACAGAGAATCAATATCGGAAACTAGTCAGTCACCTGGACATCAGACCGGAGGAATTCCTGATGGTCGGTAACTCGGTGAAAAGCGACATTTTACCGGTTCTCAACATTGAATCCTATGCCTTTCACATTCCCTTCCACACCACCTGGGTCCATGAGTTGGTGGATGGAAGCATTGATCATCCCCGGTTCCGGGAGCTGTCCAATGCCCGGGAGATGCTGGAATTACTGTAGTTAATAACCGATCAAATCGATACAATACCGCTATAATCATGAAGAAGTTCCTTTTTCTCGTTGCCTTTTGCTTATTTACCAGTTACCTCAGCGCACAGTTACAATCCGACTTCGATTATTTGGATGTTTTCCAACTGGAATACGCCAATGATCCCCAGATCTCTCCAGACGGAAACTATGTGGTCTATCGCAGAATGGGCTATGACATCATGAAAGATAGATCGGTGGGAAGCCTATGGGTGATCAGTACCACAGATCCCACGATTCATCACAAACTAACGGCAAGAGACGCTAGTGAAAGCCAGGCCCGATGGTCTCCCGATGGGAAGAAGATAGCCTTTGTGAGCAGCACGGAGAACGGCAGTGAGATCTATCTGTATTGGACAGATACCGGTGCTGTAGCTCGACTCACGCAATTGCCAGCTAGTCCTGGGAATTTGGCTTGGTCTCCCAATGGCCGGAGAATTGCCTTTACCATGAAGGTGGAAGCCAAACCACCTGTAATAGCCAAGATTCCGGCTAAACCCAAAGGTGCCAAATGGGCCGCTGCTCCAAGGATCACAGATCGGCTAAAGCATGAGGCGGATGGGGCAGGCTATATCAAACCTGGCTTTACCCACATCTTTACAATCTCCTCAGAGGGTGGTGCACCCCGCCAGTTGACCTCCGGAGATTTCAATCATGGCGGCTCGCTATCCTGGTCGTCCAACAGCTATAAAGTATTCTTCTCTGCCAATCGCAGCGAAGATTGGGAATACGACTTCAGGAATTCTGAGGTTTATGCCTTCAATACGCAAACCTGGTTATACGAGACCTTCACAGATAGGAACGGCCCCGATGCAGCGCCCATGGCATCCCCGGACGGAAGCTATGTTGCTTACATCGGCTTTGAGGACAAGGTACAGACCTATCAAACCAGGAAGCTGAACCTGATGCACGCTGACGGATCGAACAAGCAGGTACTTTCTTCCAACTTGGATCGAAGCATAAGCAGGGCCAAGTGGTCTGGTGATGGTCAAGGATTGTATGTGCAGTACAACGACCTCGGCCTGACCAAGATCGGTTATATGGACCTCAGTGGAAATCTCACAGAACTGGTAAGCAATGTGGGTGGTACGACCATTGGCAGACCTTATGCTAGTGGTGCCTTTAGTGTTGCAAAGAATGGGAAAGTAGCATATACTGTTTCCTATCCCGATCGGCCTGCCGATGTTGCCATTTATGACCCCGCTACGGGAACAGCAAAGGATCTGACCAACCTGAATGGTGATCTGATGGACTATCGAAACATGGGTATGGTGCAGGAGATCAATTATAAATCCTCCTATGACGGCAGGGAACTGCAGGGTTGGATCGTTTATCCGCCTAAATATGAAAAGCGAAAGAGCTACCCCTTGATCGTGGAGAATCACGGCGGTCCGATACTGAACTATGGTCCACATTTCTCGGCAGAGATGCAATTGTATGCTGCCAAGGGCTATGCCGTTTTCTATCCAAACCCGCGAGGAAGTACCAGTTACGGGGAAGAATTCGGAAATCTGCTGTACAACAATTACCCGGGTCAGGATTATAACGATGTGATGGATGGGGTTGACGCTGTAATGGAGAAGATGAAGATCGACAAAGACCGATTGTATGTGACCGGTGGGAGTGCAGGTGGTATCATGACCGCCTGGATCGTTGGCAAGACCAACCGTTTTCGAGCCGCTGTGGTGGCCAAGCCAGTCATGAACTGGATCTCCAAAACCTTGGTGGCAGATAACTATTACGGCTATGCTAATTCCCGTTATCCCGGCCAGCCCTGGGAGAATTTTGAGGGTTACTGGAAGTTCTCGCCCATATCCCTGGTTGGAAATGTAGAAACACCAACTATGGTTATGGTAGGGATGAACGACCTAAGAACTCCTCCAAGTGAGGCGAAGCAACTCTATCACGCCCTGAAACTGCGTAAGATAGAGACTGTGCTGGTCGAGATACCTGAGGCTTCTCATGGGATCGCCAACCGACCGTCCAACCTGATCGCCAAGGTGGCACATACCTTGGCCTGGTTCGAGAAATACAAATGATGATGCGCTTTCTCGCATTATGTATGATATGGGCACTGGTCTCCTGCGGGGATTCGCCCCCGGAACCCTATCCTCTTCCTGAGAATGCAATGAATTTGATTGCGGGGGATAGTGCAAAGACCTGGATGTTGGCCAAAAGGATCAATGGTAAGGTCCGCATGAACATGGGCGATTGCTTTCTGCACTACCGACAAACCTACCTCCAGAATGGGTCGGTTTCCGATAACAATTCTAAAGCGAAGGATTGTGGCCCAAGCTTGGTAGGTCAGTGGGAGATCACGACCACAGAAAAAGGGAATTCTTATATCAAGATCACCAGTGCCCTAATCCCAGAATTGCTGAATATTGAGGAGGATCACAAATTCTTTCAGATCCGTTATCTCTCTGAAGATTCCTTAGTGCTCAAGTTCTCTCACAATCAATTCGGAAAAAAACAGTGGATAACCGACTACCTGGTAACCGAGAGCGTTGATGTTCCGGACCGGGATTTTCACCACTAAAGGGATTATTTAAATTTCCCAATAAAAAAACACAATTGCTAAAGTTTCTCTTCCAATAATTGGGTCATGGAGGCCTCGGCTGTGTTTGCTGCATTTACAATCTCCGTTGCTCGAGTCAACAGATCCTCTGCCTTTTTACGATCCTTCAGATCTTTAGCATTGATCTTTACATTGAAGTATGCTCCAAGAACCGCAGCCCGTGCACAGAGAATGCCTACTCCGGCATCGGATAGTGAATTCTGGAGTCCATCTTGGGCCATTGCCTGCATCACTTCCATGGAGGCGAGGGCTGTTTCCATCACCTTAAGCGGTACTTCTGTGGCGTAAAGGGTCGCAGCTTCAATGGCTTTCGCTCGCTTGGCCTTTTCCGCATCGCTGTCCTTAGGCATGCGAAATGCATCGATGATCTTATTAAAGGCATGGGTGTCCTCATCCACCAAGGCCAGCAGTTGCTCTTTATACCCTTGTCCTTTCACAGC contains:
- the ettA gene encoding energy-dependent translational throttle protein EttA yields the protein MSDDKKIIFSMSGVSKTYPSAQTPVIKNIYLSFFYGAKIGILGLNGSGKSTLLKIIAGVDTNYQGDVVFSPGYSVGYLEQEPQLDESKTVIDIVKEGVQEVVDVLDEYNKINDMFGLPEVYEDADKMQELMDKQAALQDKIDATNAWELDTKLEIAMDALRTPEPDKPISVLSGGERRRVALCRLLLQEPDVLLLDEPTNHLDAESVHWLEHHLSQYKGTVIAVTHDRYFLDNVAGWILELDRGEGIPWKGNYSSWLDQKAKRLAQEQKQASKRQKTLERELEWVRMAPKGRQSKQKARLSNYDKLLSQDQKQLDEKLEIYIPNGPRLGTNVIEANGVAKAYGEKLLYEDLNFKLPQAGIVGIIGPNGAGKTTIFRMIMGEETPDKGSFDVGETAKIAYVDQSHSNIDSNKTIWENFSDGQELIMMGGRQVNSRAYLSRFNFSGSEQNKKVSMLSGGERNRLHLAMTLKEEGNVLLLDEPTNDLDVNTLRALEEGLENFAGCAVIISHDRWFLDRICTHILAFEGDSQVYFFEGGFSDYEENKKKRLGGDLLPKRIKYKKLIR
- a CDS encoding putative porin, which produces MSILRALLLALSLLFPVMALAQTDSTQQKFTWTGDFRFRVEPDWDSRKSDGSYRDNRTRLRYRVRFGGTYHLDSNWEIGARLRTGFGRKQQDPQLTLGYAFNEFGTLPIFLEKAYGQYVTGGIRIWAGKNTFPFEKQNELFWSDHVYPEGVALRGMWPVSGNWIDELGGNTGHFIAIFNNGGLDEDSYFQGIQAVSKHWNKRLTLFPGFYYFHALPDIPDGGGTYTVDYSILHLGGRVDLLEKPIVGVELDYYHNLQEYTKNDSIPNNLQDQRTGWVISARVGKLKKKGDWKFRITLQELERFSAVDYFAQNDWARWDYSFADSPDGRLTNYRGLELMAGYMISDQIKVNTRYFAVEQLVPYGPFLETGQRIRFDIDIGF
- a CDS encoding CAL67264 family membrane protein — translated: MNKNTVLAWATFIMILVGLGLIALGAFKYDDVAGWGFAAVGIGFFAIAWVFNALKGRV
- a CDS encoding bestrophin family protein — encoded protein: MILEKRIPLRYLFNLAKVDLLIVLLVSSAMTFVTNYFNIEYDFPISIPAFLGTAITLVLSFKLNQSYDRWWEARKIWGAIVNDSRSLIVQLIEFTDEPENKLVREIGQLQIAWCYSLANALRKLPPAQQAEDLIPDSEWSKIVKQDNIPLGIHVAIAKRVNQLRAEDKLNAYQQVQIDETLVRLTASMGMAERIKNTVFPKKYRLFLHFFIYIFIGTLDIAITGLIHTIFEVPLVVIIALPFFMLEKTALGLQDPFENRPNDTAMSTISTAIDRNIRQLLDLPGQPDPLESDSFYAM
- a CDS encoding HAD family hydrolase, which encodes MALNGIKAIAFDADDTLWVNEPFFRQAEEEFCELMKDYLPSEECNKLLFDIEMQNLPLYGYGIKPFTLSLIEAAIRFSNGQVPIERLNVLIERGKKMLQEPIELIDGIEETLKALAPNYRLVMATKGDLLDQERKLIKSGLEPYFHHIEIVSDKTENQYRKLVSHLDIRPEEFLMVGNSVKSDILPVLNIESYAFHIPFHTTWVHELVDGSIDHPRFRELSNAREMLELL
- a CDS encoding acyl-CoA carboxylase subunit beta, with the protein product MDLNFNKNEDHNRLQLSDLKKRLAQVKLGGGQKRIDKHHEKGKLTARERIDHLLDQGSKRIEIGAFAGDEMYQEHGGCPSGGVVIVIGYVQKRLCVVVANDATVKAGAWFPITGKKNLRAQEIAMENRLPIIYLVDSAGVYLPMQDEIFPDKEHFGRIFRNNAVMSSMGITQIAAVMGSCVAGGAYLPIMSDEALIVDKTGSIFLAGSYLVKAAIGESIDNETLGGATTHCEISGVTDYKAKDDKDALETIRNIMGRIGEPEQAGFDRVEAIKPKEKPEDIFGILPRSRGDQYDMLEIIKRLVDNSDFQQYKEGYGKTIICAYARIDGWSVGIVANQRKVVKTKKGEMQFGGVIYSDSADKATRFIANCNQKKIPLVFLQDVTGFMVGSKSEHGGIIKDGAKMVNAVSNSVVPKFTIVIGNSYGAGNYAMCGKAYDPRLIAAWPSAELAVMSGKSAAKVLLQIETASLKKAGKTIDPKEEEELYNKIKARYDNQISPYYAAARIWTDAVIDPLDTRKWISMGIEAANQSPIEKPFNLGVIQV
- a CDS encoding S9 family peptidase; protein product: MKKFLFLVAFCLFTSYLSAQLQSDFDYLDVFQLEYANDPQISPDGNYVVYRRMGYDIMKDRSVGSLWVISTTDPTIHHKLTARDASESQARWSPDGKKIAFVSSTENGSEIYLYWTDTGAVARLTQLPASPGNLAWSPNGRRIAFTMKVEAKPPVIAKIPAKPKGAKWAAAPRITDRLKHEADGAGYIKPGFTHIFTISSEGGAPRQLTSGDFNHGGSLSWSSNSYKVFFSANRSEDWEYDFRNSEVYAFNTQTWLYETFTDRNGPDAAPMASPDGSYVAYIGFEDKVQTYQTRKLNLMHADGSNKQVLSSNLDRSISRAKWSGDGQGLYVQYNDLGLTKIGYMDLSGNLTELVSNVGGTTIGRPYASGAFSVAKNGKVAYTVSYPDRPADVAIYDPATGTAKDLTNLNGDLMDYRNMGMVQEINYKSSYDGRELQGWIVYPPKYEKRKSYPLIVENHGGPILNYGPHFSAEMQLYAAKGYAVFYPNPRGSTSYGEEFGNLLYNNYPGQDYNDVMDGVDAVMEKMKIDKDRLYVTGGSAGGIMTAWIVGKTNRFRAAVVAKPVMNWISKTLVADNYYGYANSRYPGQPWENFEGYWKFSPISLVGNVETPTMVMVGMNDLRTPPSEAKQLYHALKLRKIETVLVEIPEASHGIANRPSNLIAKVAHTLAWFEKYK